The DNA sequence gtctgccggtacctgtctgctgcctccggagtcctacaggccaaaaaggccctataggactccttcttcagcttgacggcatccctcaccgccggtgaaCCCAGCGGGTtcagggattgccgccccgacaggcaccgaccaccttgcggccacagctccggtcagccgccttaacaatggaggcacggaacatggcccactcggactcaatgtcccccgcctcccccggtacgtggtcgaagctctcctggaggtgtgagttgaaactctctctgacaggagactctgccagacgttcccagcagaccttcacaatacgtttgggtctgccaggtctgaccggcatcctcccccaccatcggagccaactcaccaccaggtggtgatcagctgacagctccacccctctcttcacccgagtgtccaagacatgcggccgcaagtccgacgacacgactacaaagtcaatcatggaactgcggcctagggtgtcctggtgccaagtgcacatatagACCCCCTTATGcctgaacatggtgttcgttatgacgagcacagaagtccaataacagaacaccgctcgggttcagatcgggggggccgttcctctcaatcacacccttccaggtctcactgtctcTGCCAGAGGGAGcactttccagcaccccctccaagcaGTCCAAGAAGGACcaacccgaaggcggagggaggctactcgtctaccggggtaaactccaacatacaggcaccaagccgggggggggcaataagtactgccacccctgcccggcacCTCTCACCAGAGCCCTTGCtatgcgtcgaggtgaggccgactatatctagccgatTAGCGATTATTGACAGGTTTCTACTGGTTAAACAGGTTTCtactggttaaactggtttctactggttaaactggtttctactggttaaactggtttctactggttaaactggtttgGGGACCTGGTAGCGCTGCTGGTCGGGGTCGTAGATCTTCTTCAGAGCGACGGCGTTGGGAGCGAAGCGATGACCCAGTTTGGCGAGCAGGACTCCGTTCCTCAGCGCTTCCTCCAGCTCGGTGGGAGCAGGAAGATCCTCCTGTAGACACGCCTCCATCCACCTGAGGAggagatgatgtcatcaccagGTGCAGTTCATATTCCGTTACCGTagcaacaacacagcagcatcGCTCATTTAACACTATTGAATGCTGATATTTTAatcctcctgctgtcctcgagtcaaggaaggaagggaggaaggaaggatggatggaggaaggaagaagaaaggaaagcacgaaggaagagaggaatgaagaaggaaggaaaggagggaaaagggtaggaaagaaggacaagaaaaaaagagagaatgaaggagggaggaaaggaggaaggaaggagggggaaaaggaaaggaaagaaggaaggacagaggaaagaagaaagggaggaagaaggaaggaaaggagggaatgaaggaaaggaaggaagggaggaaaagaaagaaggaagaaaaaagaaaaggatggcagaaggagggaaggaaagaaggagggaagaaaaaagggggatggaggaagaattagacggggtcaatttgacctgggaggacgacactgatatttaaccttcctgtcgtcctcccgtctgttttgactgttccttccttcctccctccttcctccctccttcactctctctttcctcccttccttgcttcctttctccctccctccctctttccttcgtttccttcctctcgccctccttccttcctccctctgtccttccttcatttccttcctccctccctccttctttccttccctccttccttctttcctccccctaccttccttcctttctccctccctccatccttccttcatttccttcctccctccctccctccatccttccatcgttcctccctccctcctttccatcctttgtccttccttccttcctccctccgtcactctctttcctccccctaccttcctctctccctccctccctccgtccgtctgtccgtccgtcctttccttccttcctccctccttccttcctttccatccttagtcctcccttcttccttccttgactcgaggacaacaggagggttgtaTGTGTGATACATAGTTTGGATCTGATAGAAACCTCTtggcttcctccctcccttccttccttcattcctccctccttccttccttcctccctccttccttccttccttccttcttcactctctctttcctcccttccttgcttcctttctccctccctccctccttcgtttccttcctctcgccctccttttttccttccctccttccttctttcctcccctccttccttccttcctctgtccttccttcatttccttcctccctccctccttctttccttccgtccttccttctttcctccccctaccttcctcccttccttcctttctctctccctccctccgtccttccttcatttccttcctccctccctccctccctccatccttccatcgttcctccctccctcctttccatcctttgtccttccttccttcctccctccgtcactctctttcctccccctaccttcctctctccctccctccctccgtccgtctgtccgtccgtccgtccgtcctttccttccttccttcctccctccttccttcctttccatccttagtcctcccttcctcccttctttctttccttcttccttccttgactcgaggacaacaggagggttgtaTGTGTGATACATAGTTTGGATCTGATAGAAACCTCTtggcttcctccctcccttccttccttcatttctccctccctccgtccatccttccttgatttccttcctccctccctcctttccttccttccttgacttgagaaCACTAACACATTGAGATAATAAAGAGTTTGGATGTGATAGTCACCTCTTGGCTTCCTCCAGTCTGCACAGATACTGATACGCAACACTCTGAATCCTCTGTTCATCCATCTGCTCTGCTGTCAGACGCTCatctggaacacacacacacacacacacacacatacacatacacatacacatacacatacacatacacatacacacacacacacacacacacacacacattcatacatacacacagacatattcattcattcatacatacacacacacacacacacacacacacacacacacacacattcgtaAACACGCACGCAGATCACacgttcatacacacacacacacacacacacacacacaaacacacacatatatatatatacgtatacacacacacacattcgtaAACACGCACGCAGATcacacgttcacacacacaaacacatattcattcatacacacacacacacacatatatacatacgtacattcatacacacacacacattcattcatacacacacacatatacacgtacacacgtacacacatacacaaacattcgTAAACACGCACGCAGATCACACGTTCATaaacacacgcgcgcgcacacacacacacaaaggtgtTAATATATTgacataaagataaaaacattttagataaaGATCAGAAACGTTTGGACTCACAGCGAGCTGAATCCGCCGCCATGatgtctccttcctctctgcgtTTCCCGCCGTTCAATAAACTCTTCTATATATAATAAACTTCTTTATAAAAGTTCACAAAGTTTAACTTCAGACcctaaaaaaagtataaaacagaGTGCGGTCTGTCTCTGAAGCCCCGCGACTCGCTCTCCGATCTGAAGGTTGTTTCCGGTCTGAAGTTTGAAAGCTCCCGCCGCTCGTTGATTGGTCCAGAGGATCAGAAGCCTCTCCTATTGGCTGATGCTCCGCCGCGTTGCATTCTGGTCCATGTAGTTTCCTTgttacaacaaaataataataattaaacaaaaacataataaataaaataacaacgtgccttttattttcagcaattcaacattttacacattcattTGGAATATATTAGTTTGTACTTTATTCTGAAGTTTAATATTAACACCACCTGGCGAGCGCTCCACAGTTACCATAGCAACGGACACAAACAAACGATGCTAGCCGCTATGCTAGCTGCTCAGctcaaaataatattttctcTTTACAGGAGACAGAGAACAGTTAGTGACACACTCAGTAAACACCTTAGTATGAAgagccttcatcatcatcatcatcatcttcatcttcacctGGAGACGGTGAGTGTTAGCAGCATCAAAAGTGACAACAGCAGCTGGAAGtaactgcagtacagtttgaagtacttgtactttactgtaatactgcatactacatcactataatactgcagtacttttactgtaatactgcatactacatcactataatactgcagtacttttactataatactgcatactacatcactataatactgcagtatttttactgtaatactgcatactacatcactcataatactgcagtacttttactgtaatactgcatactacatcactataatactgcagtacttttactataatactgcatactacatcactataatactgcagtacttttactgtaatactgcatactacatcactataatactgcagtacttttactgtaatactgcatactacatcactataatactgcagtacttttactgtaatactgcatactacatcactataatactgcagtacttttactgtaatactgcatactacatcactcatagtactgcagtacttttactgtaatactgcatacttcatcactcatagtactgtagtacttttactgtaatactgcatactacatcactcatagtactgcagtacttttactgtaatactgcatactacatcactataatactgcagtacttttactgtaatactgcatactacatcactataatactgcagtacttttactgtaatactgcatactacatcactcatagtactgtagtacttttactgtaatactgcatactacatcactcatagtactgtagtacttttactgtaatactgcatactacatcactcatagtactgtagtacttttactgtaatactgcatactacatcactcatagtactgtagtacttttactgtaatactgcatactatagtAAAGgatgtgtatgtaaatgtctGAACATGTCGTGTGTCTCCAGCACTGTTagcttctatctatctatctttctcgTCTCTGTCTCTTCAGACGGAGTCCAGGTGAGTCCAGCATGGCGTCTGATGCAGCTCCtgcaggtgaggaggaggaggaggtgaggaagaggaggaggaggaggaggaaggctgTGGAGCTCTGTgagggggaggggaaggaggggaagggggggggcatCGAGGAGCTGACCTGCTGGGGACATGACGCTCTGCAGGAGGGACGGACAGAGGAAGCTCTGAGCTGCTTCAGGACGGCTCTGAAGGCTGCAGAGCAGGTCAGACaccagaggtcaaaggtcaactagTTTAATACCTGACAGTGTGTCATTCAGCTcccatcatgtgtgtgtgtgtgtgtgtgtgtgtgtgtgtatactgtgtgtgtgtgtctactgtgtgtgtgtgtgtctactgtgtgtgtgtctactgtgtgtgtgtgtgtgtctactgtgtgtgtgtgtctactgtgtgtgtgtgtgtgtctactgtgtgtgtgtgtctactgtttgtgtgtctactgtgtgtgtgtctactgtgtgtgtgtgtgtgtgtctactgtgtgggtgtgtctactgtgtgtgtgtgtgtgtgtctactgtgtgtgtgtgtctactgtgtgtgtgtctactgtgtgtgtgtgtgtgtgtctactgtgtgtgtgtctactgtgtgtgtgtgtgtgtgtctactgtgtgtgtgtgtgtctactgtgtgtgtgtgtgtgtgtgtgtctactgtgtgtgtgtgtctactgtgtgtgtgtctactgtgtgtgtgtgtctactgtgtgtgtgtgtctactgtgtgtgtgtgtgtgtgtctactgtgtgtgtgtctactgtgtgtgtgtgtgtgtgtctactgtgtgtgtgtgtctactgtgtgtgtgtgtgtgtgtgtctactgtgtgtgtgtgtctactgtgtgtgtgtctactgtgtgtgtgtgtctactgtgtgtgtgtgtctactgtgtgtgtgtgtctactggtctactatgtgtgtgtgtgtctactgtgtgtgtgtgtgtctactggtctactgtgtgtgtgtgtgtctactgtgtgtgtgtgtgtctactggtctactatgtgtgtgtgtgtctactggtctactatgtgtgtgtgtgtctactgtgtttgtgtgtgtctactggtctactgtgtgtgtgtgtgtgtctactggtctactgtgtgtgtgtgtgtgtctactgtgtgtgtgtgtgtctactggtctactgtgtgtgtgtgtgtctactggtctactgtgtgtgtgtgtgtgtctactgtgtgtgtgtgtgtgtctactgtgtgtgtgtgtgtgtgtctactggtctactgtgtgtgtgtgtgtgtctactgtgtgtgtgtgtgtctactggtctactgtgtgtgtgtgtgtgtctactgtgcgtgtgtgtgtctactggtctactgtgtgtgtgtgtgtgtgtgtctactgtgtgtgtgtgtgtctactggtctactgtgtgtgtgtgtgtgtgtctactggtctactgtgtgtgtgtgtgtctactgtgtgtgtgtgtgtctactggtctactgtgtgtgtgtgtgtgtctactgtgtgtgtgtgtgtctactggtctactgtgtgtgtgtgtgtctactgtgtgtgtgtgtgtctactggtctactgtgtgtgtgtgtctactggtctactgtgtgtgtgtgtgtgtctactggtctactgtgtgtgtgtgtgtgtgtctactggtctactgtgtgtgtgtgtctactggtctactgtgtgtgtgtgtgtgtctactggtctactgtgtgtgtgtgtgtgtgtgtgtatatactgtgtgtgtgtgtgtgtgtgtgtctactgtgtgcgtgtatgtgtgtgtcagctgcagGACTCTGGGCTCATAGCGGTCTGCTCCTTTAATCTTGGGGCGGCCTACGTGGAGGCGGGCCGACCTCAGAGGGGTCTGGACTTCCTGCGGCGGGCCGAGCCGGGTCCGAAGGCGCAGCGTCTCCCAGACCTCCAGTTCAACATTGCCCTGGCCCACAATGCACTGGGGCAGAGCCGAGAGGCCGCCGCCTACTTCCTGCAGGCCGCACAGCTGTACCGTTCCCAAGGAAACGGAGCCAGCGAGGGAGACGCCTGCATGGAGATGAGCCGTTGCTATAGCGACGACAAGGTCAGACCTGAGAcaggtgttagtgtgtgtgtgtgtataatgtgtgtgtgtgtgtatataatgtgtgtgtgtgtatataatgtgtgtgtgtgtgtatataatgtgtgtgtgtatataatgtgtgtgtgtatataatgtgtgtgtgtgtgtatataatgtgtgtgtgtgtatataatgtgtgtgtatgtgtgtatataatgtgtgtgtgtgtatataatgtgtgtgtatgtgtgtatataatgtgtgtgtgtgtatataatgtgtgtgtatgtgtgtatataatgtgtatgtgtgtatataatgtgtgtgtgtgtgtatataatgtgtgtgtgtgtatataatgtgtgtgtgtgtgtatataatgtgtgtgtgtatataatgtgtgtgtgtatataatgtgtgtgtgtgtgtatataatgtgtgtgtgtgtgtatataatgtatgtgtgtgtatataatgtgtgtgtatataatgtgtgtgtgtgtgtgtatataatgtgtgtgtatataatgtgtgtgtatataatgtgtgtgtgtgtgtgtatataatgtgtgtgtgtgtatataatgtgtgtgtgtgtatataatgtatgtgtgtatataatgtgtgtgtgtatataatgtgtgtgtgtgtgtatataatgtgtgtgtgtgtatataatgtgtgtgtgtgtgtatataatgtgtgtgtgtatataatgtgtgtgtgtatataatgtgtgtatgtgtgtatataatgtgtgtgtgtgtatataatgtgtgtgtatgtgtgtatataatgtgtgtgtgtgtatataatgtgtgtgtatgtgtgtatataatgtgtgtgtgtgtatataatgtgtgtgtatgtgtgtatataatgtgtatgtgtgtatataatgtgtgtgtatgtgtgtatataatgtgtgtgtgtgtatataatgtgtgtgtatgtgtgtatataatgtgtgtgtgtgtatataatgtgtgtgtgtgtgtgtatataatgtgtgtgtgtgtgtgtgtgtgtgtgtgtatgtgtgtgtgtatataatgtgtgtgtgtgtgtgtgtgtgtgtgtgtgtgtgtgtgtatataatgtgtgtgtgtgtgtgtgtgtgtgtatataatgtgtgtgtgtgtgtatataatgtgtgtgtatataatgtgtgtgtgtgtatataatgtgtgtgtatataatgtgtgtgtatataatgtgtgtgtgtgtgtgtatataatgtgtgtgtgtatataatgtgtgtgtgtgtatataatgtgtgtgtgtgtgtatataatgtgtgtgtgtatataatgtgtgtgtgtatataatgtgtgtgtgtgtatataatgtgtgtgtgtgtatataatgtgtgtgtgtgtgtatataatgtgtgtgtgtatataatgtgtgtgtgtgtatataatgtgtgtgtgtatataatgtgtgtgtgtgtatataatgtgtgtgtgtgtgaatataatgtgtgtgtgtatataatgtgtgtgtgtgtatataatgtgtgtgtgtgtatataatgtgtgtgtgtgtgtatataatgtgtgtgtgtatataatgtgtgtgtgtgtatataatgtgtgtgtatgtgtgtatataatgtgtgtgtgtgtatataatgtgtgtgtatgtgtgtatataatgtgtgtgtgtgtgtgtgtgtgtgtgtgtgtatgtgtgtgtgtatataatgtgtgtgtgtgtgtgtgtgtgtgtgtgtatataatgtgtgtgtgtgtgtgtgtgtatgtgtgtgtgtatataatgtgtgtgtgtgtgtgtgtgtgtgtgtgtgtgtataatgtgtgtgtgtgtgtgtgtgtgtgtgtgtgtgtgtgtgtgtgtgtgtgtgtaggactgGTCTCTGGCGGTTGGGGGTTTCCTGCGTGCGGCCGACAGCTACAGAGTGGCGGCCATGTTGGACTCTGCAGCCACCGCTCTCAAAGAGGCGGGAAGACACATGATCCAATCAGATCAGTTCAGCCGGGATGACATCATCGGCGTGCTGACAGAGTGTCTGAGTTTGACGGACAGCGTCACCGACCCGAGAACTCTGGGTAATCACCCTttaacccttcctcccttccttccttcctttccttcctccatgccttctttcttcccttcctcttttcctttctccctccctcgttccttatttcctccgtccttccttccatctgtccttcctccctccctccttctctccttccttccttccttcctttctttccttccttcccttcctccctccctcctaccttcctccatccttccttccttccttctctctttctttcctcccccctaccttccttcctccctccctccttccttcccttccatccttcccttccttccttccttcccttccttccttccttccatccttccttccttccttccatccttccttccttccttctttcttcccttcctccctccctccttctttcctccccccttccttccttccttcctcccttcctttcaatgagtgtcctataaagggttaatgaacCAATAACCTGATTGATGAGCTGTTGCCGTGGTGCAGGTGAGCTGTACCTGTCGGTGGGCGTGTCTTACTGCCAGCTCAGGTGTTTCCAGGAAGCGTTGCCGTGTCTCCAGCAGGCGGTGGGCCCCTCCTCTCAGTGGCCCCCCCTGCTGGCCAGCGTGCTGCACAACCTGGGGGCCGCACTCAACTCTGTGGGCCGGTTCACTGCTGCGGCTCGCTACCACAGGCTGGCTGCTGGACTCTACggtcaggtcacatgatcagtcacatgatcaatgacatcatcagtcacaCTGTACATACTGCATAAGTCAGTATTGTGTAGTAAtagtgtgcttgtgtgtgtgtgcctgtgtgtaggCTCTCTGGGTTGCCGTGGTGACCAGGCTCGGTGTTTCAGTAACTTGGCGTTAGCCTGCAGTCAGctgggtgaggaggaggaggcagcggAGAGCTTCCTGCACGCTCTGCAGGGCTTCAGAGACATCGGTACGGTCACACTCTGACTGTCACCTTActgtcatccttccttccttccttccttcctcccttcttcccttcacaCTCTGACTGTCACCTTActgtcatccttccttccttccttccatccttccttccttccttcctccctccttcccttcacaCTCTGACTGTCACCTTACTGTGAAAACTGTCTAAAAGTTattaacagtaaataaatgaactgGTAGATGATGGGACACTTTGCTTTAAGTGGTCAGAAGCCAATAACGTTTGGGATCACTGCAGTAGATACAGCAGTGTGTAATAGAAACACAGTTATAAGAACCATAACTATAAAGATAAGGATGTGATGTCACCCACAGCAGAGACACACCtctctaaagaaatcacctGTGAGTCTGTGCTGAGAGAGCAAAGCTACATTCATATTAATACATATAACAAATAAAGTCAGAATTAAGATGATATTTGCAGGTTTGgaagttttactgtaaatgtcaggCTGCTGTTTGGTTTATAGTGTGGATGCTCCATCCACTGTAGTTACATCTATTTAACATTATATGTGGACGGACCTTTATACAAATATtgactttaatgtttaatgatgatgatatatcTCATCACCATTCTACAGTCAGTAGCTGATTATCAGAAGTTGACTGCAGTCTGAAGCATAACATCtaacattaaaaactaaatactgAAATGAAGGCTGGTGCAGCTataagtgtgtgcgtgtgtgtgtgtgtgtgtgtgtgtgtgtgtgtgtgtgtgtgtgtgtgtgtgtgtgtgtgtgcagaggacCATGGTGCTcaggtacaggtgtgtgaggGGTTAGCAGACTGTTACCTGAAGCAGAGGAAGCAGCAGAAAGCTGTTCAGTTCTACAAACAGGCTCTGACTGCTCTGTCTCACTGCAAGGTAACAACTACACCCACAGtctcatcattcattcattcattcattcattcattcattcattcattcattcattcaatcattcattcattcattcattcaatcattcattcattcattcattcagaaacGGGATCCTTCGCTGTCAGTTTGAttgaattcagtgtttttatttcaaccAATCAGATGTCTCACCTGtgctgacatcact is a window from the Scomber japonicus isolate fScoJap1 chromosome 10, fScoJap1.pri, whole genome shotgun sequence genome containing:
- the LOC128366985 gene encoding tetratricopeptide repeat protein 24, whose product is MASDAAPAGEEEEEVRKRRRRRRKAVELCEGEGKEGKGGGIEELTCWGHDALQEGRTEEALSCFRTALKAAEQLQDSGLIAVCSFNLGAAYVEAGRPQRGLDFLRRAEPGPKAQRLPDLQFNIALAHNALGQSREAAAYFLQAAQLYRSQGNGASEGDACMEMSRCYSDDKDWSLAVGGFLRAADSYRVAAMLDSAATALKEAGRHMIQSDQFSRDDIIGVLTECLSLTDSVTDPRTLGELYLSVGVSYCQLRCFQEALPCLQQAVGPSSQWPPLLASVLHNLGAALNSVGRFTAAARYHRLAAGLYGSLGCRGDQARCFSNLALACSQLGEEEEAAESFLHALQGFRDIEDHGAQVQVCEGLADCYLKQRKQQKAVQFYKQALTALSHCKESCGSVQDRLVERLTAALHQSLTVSLQRPRPHSSPVGQHVRKSEITQSPGSPSNQQPDGRKGEGPVVSHWPRMQRSRPLRPGGGLGSAL